One window of Medicago truncatula cultivar Jemalong A17 chromosome 2, MtrunA17r5.0-ANR, whole genome shotgun sequence genomic DNA carries:
- the LOC120578074 gene encoding elongation factor G, mitochondrial: MKREYGQVTYLRIYEGVIRKGDFITNVNTDKTFEVPHLFRKCNDVFKVIEEANAGEIVAVFNAPGFTDGLVSYTMTSIDVSESVSRDSDVQGKGDAYLPFVKVYGGKGRLVLMKSISGLLKR, encoded by the exons ATGAAGAGGGAGTATGGTCAAGTAACATATCTAAG AATCTACGAGGGCGTCATTCGGAAGGGGGATTTTATTACAAACGTTAACACTGACAAGACGTTTGAG GTTCCTCATTTGTTTCGGAAGTGTAATGATGTGTTTAAG GTAATTGAAGAGGCTAATGCTGGGGAAATAGTTGCTGTCTTTAATGCACCAG gCTTTACTGATGGGTTAGTAAGTTATACAATGACTTCCATTGATGTTTCTGAGTCGGTCTCAAGAGATTCTGACGTGCAA GGTAAAGGCGATGCGTATTTACCATTTGTCAAGGTTTATGGAGGCAAAGGACGATTGGTATTGATGAAAAGTATCTCTGGATTACTCAAACGTTAA
- the LOC25486940 gene encoding DNA topoisomerase 1: protein MTELETTLPSLRFTGKSLYPPVGKSVVVVESLDKARTIRSYLGGMYEVLSCNGLVMDLDPGQNSASLDNDFCLFWEISNSSQTRVKRISAALKGVNNLIFAFDPSPEGETIAWQIIHILRKKHRSLQEDILLARVVFNEITEQSIKAALQEPREIDMNLVNSYLAKRVIDFLFGFNISPLVLRKLPSCKSPRRFEFPALSLLCDRESEINSFRSREYWTLYPQLQRTNRDLPFRTLLTHIDSRELNKFSVASVEEANEIQSRIYSAQFQVIGITRSKISKMSPTPYSTSTLQQDAARILNFSSSITMKIARKLYEGVKFHKNIRAGLITCFITDGLHISEEAVSDIRSVIIQRYGQNFVAQSPPENVIKVKNALESHEAIRPTDIRKLPSMLAGVLDKESLKLYTLIWFRTISCQMEPAILEKIQVDIGNSDQSILLRSASSRVEFPGYRTVFTGIVTEDGQYRDSDDSNHDLAFGIEEGQYRDSDRSNHDLDFDMLSSVKREDVFHVVQIEAGQHHSQPPQRYSVASLVNKLDEIGIGRAASYAQTLQGLQDGNYVKVKNCVLTPKFRGRAVSAFLSHHFSEVTDYSSTAAMEFELDNVSAGTTNWKSLVRDYSTRFKTCCERTSNVHIRQVEEMLQNKFADYLFGSLPDQSRLCPSCMEGTLTFKVRRLSAAGYCIGCDQHPRCTYTGKTLYSDEEEEDTPQPNTIREEPKSMTNSLASIARMNVNLHSFPIHENTVTLSCPSSGPSKKCYVYLVPVVHTKEKSRRDVETALYHLRPQSVFLECYLEPKFYSYFHEGCEQGYAFKIAKALEMEIIFGDICDRSLKTCEDRKLDELRLRYGFEKDNDMELRDMVMIWLFTTSETCKFSV, encoded by the exons ATGACCGAACTGGAAACAACGTTACCATCTCTGAGATTTACGGGAAAATCACTTTATCCACCGGTGGGAAAATCTGTGGTGGTTGTGGAGTCTCTTGATAAAGCAAGAACCATTAGAAGTTATCTTGGTGGCATGTATGAAGTTCTTTCATGCAATGGACTTGTAATGGACTTGGATCCAGGTCAAAATTCTGCGAGTCTGGacaatgatttttgtttgttttgggaaatttcaaattcatcccaAACTCGTGTGAAGAGGATCTCTGCTGCACTTAAGGG GGTCAACAATCTTATCTTTGCATTTGATCCTAGCCCTGAGGGTGAGACTATTGCTTGGCAGATTATccatattttaagaaaaaagcaTAGATCTCTGCAGGAAGATATCCTTCTCGCTAGAGTGGTTTTCAATGAAATTACTGAACAATCCATTAAAGCTGCTTTGCAAGAACCTAGAGAGATTGACATGAATTTGGTAAATTCTTACCTTGCAAAGAGGgtcattgattttttatttgggtttaACATTTCCCCGTTAGTACTGAGGAAATTACCAAGTTGCAAATCCCCTAGAAGATTTGAATTCCCTGCTCTTTCTCTTCTATGTGATAGAGAATCAGAAATTAACTCATTTAGATCCAGGGAATATTGGACACTGTACCCCCAATTGCAGAGAACAAACAGGGATCTACCATTTCGGACCCTACTCACACATATTGATTCAAGGGAATTGAATAAGTTTTCAGTTGCTTCTGTTGAAGAGGCAAATGAGATTCAAAGCAGAATATACTCTGCTCAGTTTCAGGTCATTGGTATTACAAGATCAAAAATTTCTAAAATGTCTCCCACGCCTTATTCGACTTCAACTCTTCAGCAGGATGCAGCAAGAATATTGAATTTCTCTTCGAGTATCACAATGAAG ATTGCTCGGAAACTCTATGAGGGAGTTAAATTCCATAAGAATATCCGAGCCGGTCTGATAACGTGCTTCATAACTGACGGACTTCAT ATCTCTGAGGAAGCTGTTTCGGATATTCGATCCGTTATCATTCAAAG GTACGGACAAAATTTTGTTGCACAAAGTCCACCGGAGAACGTTATAAAGGTGAAAAATGCACTAGAATCCCATGAAGCCATCAGACCTACTGACATACGCAAGTTACCAT CGATGCTGGCTGGGGTGTTAGATAAAGAATCTTTGAAGCTATACACACTGATTTGGTTCAGAACAATCTCATGTCAGATGGAACCGGCTATTCTTGAAAAG ATACAAGTTGATATTGGAAATTCTGATCAGTCTATCCTGTTACGGTCTGCTAGCTCAAGGGTCGAGTTTCCTGGGTACCGGACAGTTTTTACG GGCATTGTCACCGAAGATGGACAATATAGAGATAGTGACGATTCCAATCATGATCTAGCTTTTGGCATTGAAGAGGGACAATATAGAGATAGTGACAGGTCCAATCATGATCTAGATTTTGACATGCTAAGTTCTGTGAAG AGAGAGGACGTGTTTCATGTTGTTCAAATTGAGGCGGGTCAACACCATTCCCAACCTCCACAACGTTACTCCGTAGCATCATTG GTTAATAAGCTTGACGAAATTGGGATCGGAAGAGCGGCATCATATGCACAAACATTACAAGGATTGCAG GATGGAAACTACGTGAAAGTAAAAAACTGTGTTCTTACTCCCAAATTTCGTGGCCGTGCG GTGTCTGCTTTTTTATCACATCATTTTTCAGAGGTTACAGACTACAGTTCCACTGCTGCCATGGAGTTTGAG CTTGATAATGTTTCTGCTGGAACCACCAATTGGAAAAGCCTTGTTCGTGATTATTCGACACGGTTTAAAACATGTTGTGAGCGTACTTCTAATGTTCATATTCGCCAG GTTGAAGAGATGTTACAAAACAAATTTGCGGATTATTTATTTGGTTCACTCCCAGACCAGAGTCGGTTGTGTCCAAG TTGTATGGAAGGCACACTGACATTTAAAGTACGTAGACTTAGTGCTGCTGGCTACTGTATAGGCTGTGATCAACATCCTAGGTGCAC GTACACTGGGAAAACATTATATAGTGACGAGGAGGAGGAAGATACACCTCAGCCAAACACTATAAGAGAGGAACCAAAG AGCATGACAAATTCGTTGGCAAGTATTGCACGAATGAATGTAAATTTACACTCCTTTCCGATCCATGAAAATACTGTCACTTTGAGCTGCCCATCATCCGGCCCAAGTAAAAAATGCTATGTCTATCTTGTGCCTGTTGTACATACCAAAGAG AAGTCAAGAAGAGACGTGGAAACTGCATTGTATCATTTGCGACCTCAGTCGGTGTTCCTTGAATGTTATTTGGAACCCAAATTTTATTCATACTTCCAT GAGGGCTGTGAACAAGGGTATGCCTTTAAGATTGCGAAAGCATTGGAGATGGAAATCATTTTTGGCGATATCTGCGACCGt AGCTTGAAGACATGTGAAGATAGAAAGTTAGATGAACTACGTCTGAGATACGGATTTGAAAAAGACAAT GATATGGAGTTGAGAGATATGGTCATGATATGGCTTTTTACGACGTCCGAGACTTGTAAGTTTagtgtttaa